Proteins from a genomic interval of Clostridium sp. M62/1:
- the prfA gene encoding peptide chain release factor 1, whose product MFDRLDDLLIRYEELMEELNNPYVVEDQKKFRKLMKEQADLAPIVEAYKNYKQAHQDVEDSVALLEEESDEEMRELAKEELADAKKRIEELEQELKILLLPKDPNDEKNVMVEIRAGAGGDEAALFASELYRMYVRYAERKRWKTEIVSLNENGIGGFKEVVFMVTGQGAYSKLKYESGVHRVQRVPETESGGRIHTSTATVAVMPEAEEFDIEIDMNDCRIDVMRASGNGGQCVNTTDSAVRLTHMPTGIVIYSQTEKSQLQNKEKAFRLLRSKLYDLELERRQSEESEARRSQIGTGDRSEKIRTYNFPQGRVTEHRIKLTLYKIDSVMDGELDELIDSLIAADQAAKLAKLNEEV is encoded by the coding sequence ATGTTTGATCGTTTGGACGATTTGCTGATCCGATATGAGGAGCTGATGGAAGAGCTCAATAATCCATATGTGGTAGAGGATCAGAAGAAATTCAGAAAGCTCATGAAGGAGCAGGCGGATCTGGCTCCTATCGTGGAGGCGTATAAAAATTATAAGCAGGCTCACCAGGATGTGGAGGACAGCGTGGCTCTTCTGGAGGAGGAGTCTGACGAGGAGATGCGTGAGCTGGCCAAGGAGGAGCTGGCAGACGCAAAGAAACGCATCGAGGAGCTGGAACAGGAGCTGAAGATCCTTCTGCTTCCGAAGGATCCCAATGATGAGAAGAATGTTATGGTGGAGATCCGCGCCGGAGCCGGCGGAGACGAGGCAGCGCTCTTTGCATCCGAGCTGTACCGCATGTATGTGCGCTATGCAGAGCGCAAGCGCTGGAAGACAGAGATTGTCAGCTTAAATGAGAATGGAATCGGAGGCTTTAAGGAGGTTGTGTTTATGGTGACAGGCCAGGGCGCATACTCCAAGCTCAAATATGAGAGCGGTGTTCACCGCGTTCAGCGTGTGCCGGAAACCGAGTCCGGAGGAAGAATCCATACATCCACGGCGACAGTGGCTGTTATGCCGGAGGCTGAGGAGTTTGACATTGAGATTGATATGAACGACTGCCGCATCGATGTTATGCGTGCGTCAGGAAACGGAGGACAGTGTGTCAACACCACAGACTCTGCCGTGCGTCTGACTCATATGCCCACGGGAATTGTGATTTACAGCCAGACAGAGAAGTCACAGCTTCAGAATAAGGAAAAGGCTTTCCGCCTTCTGCGCTCCAAGCTGTATGATCTGGAGCTGGAAAGACGGCAGAGTGAGGAATCAGAGGCGAGAAGAAGCCAGATTGGAACAGGCGACCGCTCTGAAAAGATCCGCACCTACAATTTCCCCCAGGGCCGTGTGACAGAGCACAGGATCAAGCTGACGCTCTATAAGATTGACTCTGTCATGGACGGAGAGCTGGATGAGCTGATCGACAGCCTGATTGCGGCAGACCAGGCGGCAAAGCTGGCAAAGCTCAATGAGGAGGTATAA